The following coding sequences are from one Cyprinus carpio isolate SPL01 chromosome A24, ASM1834038v1, whole genome shotgun sequence window:
- the LOC122135414 gene encoding uncharacterized protein LOC122135414: MDMRSMLILAVLLALIREDKGQKPTVSLLPKFPQVYIGDDVTLICNRKGGSKPTTWFINDKQQSHQDYTMFLTAVTPKNNSEYKCVQNGLMSDPLTLTVLELEPHAQLSPSVGGAVMTKGDGRNLVLQAEDELKNWTCSVLRGVSRFGLGVNVDEQMKRAVIFAELKEAERATFWCQKKNFSRSNTVTLKMTELMVMLVPPAVPVLQGESVALRCVVWGGPELENAVFYKNKIKLPESSKGTYTIINATQNDNGKYSCRTTYKFSHISAGAAQKEGESDAQELKVIGGPAAAVISGSTKSLQCSCPRCPDDCTSCHWYHTLFNDPHSRRRLPENDRSITAEEEGLYSCRFDCGKGLSRFSDSYSYHAQPESNVMAIMVAAILIVLGLLIVLLIALKRRRGESNVQTTKQDKDKTTGGEYEQIQLKNKDQEVYHTLGESTGKDQAEGGYEPLQKKQEEGVYHTLGPGEGQGEGQGEGQGEGQGEGQGGYEALKSVKAEVYQTLSSADAKKPEGEAEGGYEQLPQKNKDYEAVTVEENPYEEVKKQMGKEKE; this comes from the exons ATGGACATGAGGTCTATGCTGATACTAGCAG TGTTGTTGGCTCTCATAAGGGAAGACAAGGGACAGAAACCAACAG tGTCTCTCCTGCCGAAGTTCCCACAGGTGTATATTGGAGATGACGTCACTCTGATCTGTAACCGTAAAGGAGGGAGTAAACCAACAACATGGTTTATTAATGACAAACAACAATCACATCAGGATTATACAATGTTTCTTACTGCAGTGACACCAAAAAACAACAGCGAGTATAAATGTGTGCAGAACGGACTGATGAGTGACCCGCTCACACTCACTGTACTGG agctgGAGCCTCACGCTCAGCTCTCTCCATCTGTAGGAGGTGCTGTGATGACCAAAGGAGATGGAAGAAACCTGGTGCTGCAGGCGGAAGATGAGCTGAAGAACTGGACTTGTTCTGTGTTGAGAGGAGTGAGCCGCTTCGGTTTAGGAGTCAATGTTGATGAGCAGATGAAGAGAGCTGTTATATTTGCAGAATTAAAAGAGGCAGAAAGAGCCACTTTCTGGTGCCAGAAAAAGAATTTCAGTCGAAGCAATACAGTGACGCTGAAAATGACAG AGCTCATGGTGATGTTGGTTCCTCCGGCCGTTCCTGTGCTGCAGGGGGAGTCTGTGGCTCTCAGGTGTGTAGTCTGGGGTGGACCGGAGCTGGAAAATGCCGTCttctataagaataaaataaaactcccAGAGTCATCTAAAGGCACATACACCATCATCAACGCCACACAAAATGATAACGGCAAGTACAGCTGCCGCACCACCTACAAGTTCAGCCACATCAGTGCAGGAGCTGCACAGAAGGAAGGAGAATCTGATGCCCAGGAGTTAAAAGTTATAG GCGGGCCTGCTGCTGCAGTTATTTCAGGGTCTACTAAGAGTCTGCAGTGTTCCTGCCCTCGCTGTCCTGACGACTGCACGTCCTGCCACTGGTATCACACACTCTTTAATGACCCACACTCACGCAGAAGACTGCCTGAAAATGACCGGTCCATTACCGCCGAAGAAGAAGGACTGTACAGCTGCCGGTTTGACTGTGGGAAAGGTCTCTCCCGTTTCAGTGACAGTTACAGCTACCACG CACAACCTGAGTCAAACGTGATGGCCATCATGGTGGCAGCGATTCTGATTGTTCTCGGGCTGTTGATCGTCTTGCTGATCGCGCTGAAGCGCAGACGTGGAGAAAGCAACGTCCAGACGACCAAACAGGATAAAGACAAGACGACAGGTGGAGAATATGAGCAAATCCAACTCAAGAACAAGGATCAGGAGGTTTATCACACGCTGGGCGAGAGCACGGGCAAGGACCAGGCCGAGGGGGGTTACGAACCCCTACAAAAGAAGCAGGAGGAGGGGGTGTACCACACACTAGGACCTGGAGAGGGTCAGGGTGAGGGTCAGGGTGAAGGTCAAGGTGAGGGTCAGGGTGAAGGTCAAGGTGGGTACGAGGCTCTTAAGAGCGTCAAAGCCGAAGTGTACCAAACACTGAGTTCAGCTGACGCGAAAAAACCAGAAGGAGAAGCCGAGGGAGGGTACGAGCAACTTCCTCAGAAAAACAAAGATTATGAGGCCGTGACAGTGGAGGAAAATCCATACGAAGAAGTGAAGAAACAGATGGGCAAAGAGAAAGAATGA